The following are from one region of the Prevotella communis genome:
- a CDS encoding NifB/NifX family molybdenum-iron cluster-binding protein, which translates to MKKIAIPTRENMVDDHFGHCAYYTVITLDDENQVQNTERLDSPEGCGCKSNIASVMQEMGITLMLAGNMGMGAYNKLSAHGITVIRGCHGKVDDVLKSYQNGELQDSLESCDHHDCSHHEAKPVYMISKFGNMQ; encoded by the coding sequence ATGAAAAAGATTGCTATTCCAACACGAGAGAACATGGTAGATGACCATTTCGGTCATTGTGCTTATTATACAGTAATAACCCTCGATGATGAGAATCAGGTGCAGAATACAGAACGCCTGGATTCACCAGAGGGATGTGGATGCAAGTCTAACATCGCATCTGTCATGCAGGAAATGGGCATTACCCTGATGCTCGCCGGCAACATGGGTATGGGAGCCTATAACAAACTGTCAGCCCATGGCATCACAGTTATTAGAGGCTGCCATGGCAAGGTGGATGATGTGCTCAAGTCATACCAGAACGGCGAGCTGCAGGACTCCCTGGAATCCTGCGACCATCATGACTGCAGCCACCATGAAGCCAAGCCTGTGTACATGATTTCCAAGTTTGGAAATATGCAATGA
- a CDS encoding nitrous oxide-stimulated promoter family protein, protein MSRIEREKQTVLKMIELYCRHHLHQNTMPEEYQHLADFACRRLDHCKYGEQKTACKNCPTHCYAPKEREQIREVMRWAGPRMFCYSPIEAIRHLINQ, encoded by the coding sequence ATGAGCAGAATTGAGCGAGAAAAGCAAACTGTCCTAAAGATGATAGAGCTTTATTGCCGTCATCATCTTCATCAGAACACAATGCCAGAAGAGTATCAACATCTGGCTGACTTTGCCTGTCGCCGATTGGATCATTGCAAGTATGGCGAACAGAAAACGGCTTGCAAGAATTGCCCTACCCACTGCTATGCTCCAAAAGAGCGTGAGCAGATTCGCGAGGTGATGCGATGGGCAGGGCCAAGAATGTTCTGTTATTCACCCATTGAAGCCATTCGGCATTTAATCAATCAATGA
- a CDS encoding antirestriction protein ArdA: MELQALAKKEENKIGKLILQKMSVEDYMNDSTDNEPAVYVGTYSKYNDGDLFGAWISLVKCGDYDTFMEVCHNLHADEEDPELMFQDYECFPSAWYSESGIDEDTFDRIIEFSGLDDDDRDAFEEFSDAFGNDSIESFRERYMGQWESEKDFAEHIVDECYNLDDMMGSLASYFDYEAFARDLFIDDYYFTNGYVFRR, translated from the coding sequence ATGGAATTACAAGCCCTCGCCAAAAAGGAGGAGAACAAAATCGGTAAGCTCATTCTACAGAAGATGTCAGTAGAGGATTATATGAATGACAGCACGGATAATGAGCCAGCTGTTTACGTAGGTACATACAGCAAATACAATGATGGGGATTTGTTCGGTGCCTGGATTTCATTGGTAAAGTGCGGTGATTATGACACATTCATGGAAGTATGCCACAATCTGCATGCAGATGAAGAGGATCCGGAGCTGATGTTTCAGGATTATGAATGTTTCCCCAGTGCCTGGTACTCTGAAAGCGGTATTGATGAAGATACATTCGATAGAATCATCGAATTCTCTGGTTTGGATGATGATGACAGGGATGCCTTCGAGGAGTTCTCAGATGCTTTCGGCAATGATAGCATCGAAAGCTTCCGCGAGCGCTACATGGGTCAGTGGGAATCTGAAAAAGATTTCGCTGAGCACATCGTTGATGAGTGCTACAATCTGGATGACATGATGGGAAGTCTCGCATCATACTTCGATTACGAAGCATTCGCCCGTGATTTATTCATCGATGATTACTATTTCACAAATGGCTATGTGTTCAGGAGATAA
- the dnaG gene encoding DNA primase: MIKDRIIDKLNSQSIHDIVSEYVTLKKAGVNYKGLCPFHSDKNPSFYVSPEKNICHCFVCGKGGAPITFLMEHENISFNEACHKIADKYHIDLEEEKKELTPKEIQDQRDKESMQVIYERVQKFYVDCLFSDTPEAKAALGYALHRWNEETVRDMGLGYAPRRSQEFFDFIKKTGLSWELCKRAGLIAEDEEEKWEYAFYRDRLMIPVRNKWHQVISYTARTLSDDKDKQKYINGRDSLVFHKSEVLFGLDTAMKVGAREEAFYIVEGGPDVLKMQQIGALNTVAPLGTALTKEQLQQLKRFHPKLIFIPDADEPGIKAVLKNGRIAMENGFRVKVKEIPQREETDEKGVAHKYKQDADSYLQTLDQLRSIPEQDFIIWMAGKTFPSTEDASVTETTISDAVKNICDTLILEQDEYTQKALLDALIKQHNGHKALWRNAVNEAKLRRAEEKAKATQKKSGIDLLKYGFYEQHNCYWSRDENGNEKQWSNFRMKPLYHVIGVDDSRRLYEITNIDNTTRILELSAEELVSLQKFMVKVESIGNFIWKVSMSELTKLKCYLFDQTETAILIHQYGWQRSGFWAFGNGCIFDDEWYPADSMGIVHLHDADKRLDNYYLQGASEIYAKDTSYFTFERQFIYPETHSSISFPDIARLMAEVFGDNAKIAICYLLASLHRDIITSYTVNFPILNLFGPKGSGKTELGITLMRFLTIGDKPFNLRNTTPPSLSQVLSTSANSLVLLDEYKNTLDMRIIEIIKGAYDGVGRARMDMDRGKKIERTPVDCGVIVCGQEMPTLDIAMFTRMIYLPTAITVHDREAKDKFNHLSDIRKLGLQHLTMQILAHRANFESSFYDTYNEVCNEVCDLIDGDNIEDRLWRNWAMLLATYKVLRVPLGLPFDYEEMKSLCIEGIKRQSGEVTSNNELGNLWNALSTLYDQGKIYADSDFKVKYVLRLKTDKGQREFKEKHPILMLRLANFVSQYKQLAQREGEKKIIMDRDSIRYYLTTGSAYLGVKPSERYVSMKDGYPEQVPEPAKDSKGNQLYDSKNRPIIRSNNIYKFDRFLCFDYEVLQNRYGLHLERFSSLEADRIEKEEEQASKPKVTEPEFF, from the coding sequence ATGATAAAAGACAGAATTATAGACAAGCTCAACAGCCAGTCAATCCATGATATCGTGTCTGAATACGTCACGCTGAAGAAGGCTGGAGTCAATTATAAGGGCTTGTGTCCGTTTCACAGCGACAAGAATCCTTCATTCTATGTCAGTCCTGAGAAAAACATCTGCCATTGCTTCGTTTGCGGCAAAGGTGGTGCACCGATTACCTTTCTCATGGAGCATGAGAATATCAGTTTCAACGAGGCTTGTCACAAGATAGCAGATAAGTATCACATTGACCTGGAGGAAGAGAAGAAGGAGCTCACTCCAAAGGAGATTCAGGACCAGCGCGACAAGGAGTCTATGCAGGTCATCTATGAGCGTGTCCAGAAGTTCTATGTTGACTGTCTGTTTAGTGACACGCCGGAGGCTAAGGCTGCATTAGGATACGCGCTGCATCGATGGAACGAAGAGACAGTCAGGGACATGGGGCTCGGTTATGCGCCAAGGCGTAGCCAGGAGTTTTTTGACTTTATCAAGAAGACGGGTCTGAGCTGGGAGTTATGTAAGCGTGCAGGCCTCATTGCTGAGGACGAGGAGGAAAAGTGGGAATATGCGTTCTATCGCGACCGTCTGATGATTCCTGTCCGCAACAAGTGGCACCAGGTCATCAGTTATACGGCGCGGACGCTCTCCGACGATAAGGACAAGCAGAAATATATCAACGGCAGGGACAGTCTGGTATTCCATAAGTCTGAGGTGCTCTTCGGACTGGATACGGCCATGAAGGTGGGTGCCAGGGAGGAAGCGTTCTATATTGTCGAAGGTGGCCCAGACGTACTGAAGATGCAGCAGATAGGCGCATTAAACACAGTTGCTCCTTTGGGGACGGCCTTGACCAAGGAGCAGCTGCAGCAGTTGAAGCGTTTCCATCCGAAGTTGATATTCATTCCCGATGCCGACGAGCCTGGCATTAAGGCGGTGCTGAAAAACGGACGTATTGCCATGGAGAATGGTTTCCGTGTCAAGGTGAAGGAGATTCCGCAGCGTGAAGAGACAGACGAGAAAGGAGTCGCCCACAAGTACAAGCAGGACGCAGACAGTTATCTGCAGACGCTTGACCAGCTTCGCTCTATCCCTGAGCAAGACTTCATCATTTGGATGGCAGGCAAGACGTTCCCGAGTACGGAGGATGCTTCTGTTACCGAGACGACCATTTCGGATGCCGTGAAGAATATCTGTGATACGCTGATTCTGGAGCAGGATGAGTACACGCAGAAAGCGCTTCTTGACGCATTGATAAAGCAGCACAACGGTCACAAGGCCTTATGGCGCAATGCTGTCAACGAGGCGAAGCTCCGCAGGGCTGAGGAGAAGGCGAAGGCCACGCAGAAGAAGTCGGGCATCGACCTTCTGAAGTATGGTTTCTATGAGCAGCACAACTGTTACTGGAGTCGTGATGAGAACGGCAACGAGAAGCAGTGGTCTAATTTCCGCATGAAACCGCTCTATCACGTCATCGGTGTGGATGATTCCCGACGTCTGTATGAGATTACCAACATCGACAATACGACCAGGATCCTTGAGCTGAGCGCGGAGGAACTGGTTTCCCTGCAGAAGTTCATGGTGAAGGTGGAGTCAATTGGCAACTTCATCTGGAAAGTTTCAATGTCTGAACTGACAAAGCTGAAGTGTTATCTCTTTGACCAGACCGAGACGGCCATCCTCATTCATCAATATGGTTGGCAGCGCAGCGGTTTCTGGGCTTTTGGCAACGGCTGTATCTTCGACGACGAGTGGTATCCTGCAGATTCCATGGGTATCGTCCATCTTCATGATGCTGACAAGCGTCTGGACAACTATTATCTGCAGGGCGCATCTGAGATATATGCGAAGGATACTAGCTATTTCACTTTTGAGCGGCAGTTTATCTATCCTGAGACGCATTCCAGCATTTCCTTTCCTGACATCGCACGACTGATGGCCGAGGTCTTCGGTGACAACGCGAAGATAGCCATCTGCTATCTTCTGGCATCGCTGCACCGTGACATCATCACCTCATATACGGTGAACTTCCCCATCCTGAATCTCTTTGGGCCGAAGGGTAGCGGTAAGACGGAGCTGGGAATCACCCTCATGCGTTTCCTGACCATCGGTGACAAGCCGTTTAACCTGCGCAACACTACCCCGCCCTCTCTCTCTCAGGTGCTGTCGACGTCGGCGAATTCGCTGGTGCTGCTGGACGAGTATAAGAACACGCTGGATATGCGTATCATTGAGATAATCAAGGGTGCCTATGACGGTGTGGGACGTGCGCGTATGGATATGGACCGGGGAAAGAAGATTGAGCGCACGCCTGTTGACTGTGGTGTCATCGTCTGCGGTCAGGAGATGCCGACGCTGGATATCGCTATGTTCACGCGTATGATTTACCTTCCCACGGCCATCACGGTGCATGACCGGGAGGCGAAGGATAAGTTCAACCATCTTTCGGACATCCGAAAGCTGGGGCTGCAGCACCTCACCATGCAGATTCTGGCGCATCGTGCGAACTTCGAGAGTTCTTTCTATGATACGTACAATGAGGTGTGCAACGAGGTTTGTGACCTCATTGATGGGGATAACATCGAGGACCGTCTTTGGCGCAACTGGGCTATGCTCCTGGCCACTTACAAGGTACTGCGTGTTCCCCTCGGTCTGCCGTTCGACTACGAGGAGATGAAATCTCTCTGCATCGAGGGTATCAAGCGTCAGAGCGGCGAGGTGACTTCGAACAATGAGCTGGGCAACCTTTGGAACGCTCTTTCTACCCTTTATGACCAGGGCAAGATCTATGCTGACTCTGACTTCAAGGTAAAGTACGTTCTGCGCCTGAAGACGGACAAGGGTCAGCGGGAATTCAAGGAGAAGCACCCCATTCTCATGCTCCGCCTGGCCAACTTCGTGTCACAGTACAAGCAGCTGGCTCAGCGTGAGGGTGAGAAGAAGATTATCATGGACCGCGACTCGATACGCTATTACCTGACTACAGGTAGTGCCTATCTCGGCGTCAAGCCGTCTGAGCGGTACGTTTCCATGAAGGACGGCTATCCCGAACAGGTGCCAGAACCCGCCAAGGATTCTAAGGGCAACCAGTTGTATGACAGCAAGAATAGACCGATTATCCGCTCTAACAACATATATAAGTTCGACCGCTTCCTCTGTTTCGACTATGAAGTGCTGCAGAACCGCTACGGACTGCATCTGGAGCGATTCTCTTCCCTTGAAGCAGACCGTATCGAGAAGGAAGAGGAACAGGCGTCCAAGCCTAAGGTCACGGAGCCCGAGTTTTTTTAA